Proteins co-encoded in one Bacillus infantis NRRL B-14911 genomic window:
- a CDS encoding PDDEXK family nuclease: protein MYRSKDLVVSAQIEIDNKISKYKGMKVSELKERLSMPMKDNKASFVQLARKMMGITNNQFGLCDNRVDAVLKTVRLTGMETPAEAMSFMPVDFKEWSEASSWESCSLYKYFNKKTLLLFIFQQYPTGKRVDDSEMTFLDAKVWKMSDYDLNHGLKEVWERVRYLINADKLEITPVKQKNGKIINKNNLPSGKFNSLGHLRPGAINGDDKLLLPTGQRIVKQRFWFNSEYVKEIIDL from the coding sequence ATGTATCGTAGTAAAGACTTGGTTGTTTCTGCTCAAATTGAAATAGATAATAAAATATCTAAATATAAAGGAATGAAAGTCTCGGAGTTGAAAGAACGTTTGTCTATGCCAATGAAGGATAATAAAGCCTCTTTTGTACAGTTAGCTAGGAAGATGATGGGGATAACAAATAACCAGTTTGGTTTATGTGATAATAGGGTTGATGCGGTTTTAAAGACAGTTCGCTTAACAGGTATGGAAACACCTGCAGAAGCCATGTCATTCATGCCGGTGGACTTCAAAGAATGGTCAGAAGCATCGTCTTGGGAAAGTTGCTCCCTATACAAGTATTTTAATAAAAAGACACTATTGCTATTTATCTTTCAGCAATATCCCACTGGAAAGCGTGTTGACGACAGTGAAATGACTTTTTTAGATGCTAAAGTTTGGAAGATGTCAGATTATGATTTAAACCATGGACTTAAAGAAGTCTGGGAACGGGTTCGATACCTAATCAATGCAGATAAATTAGAAATCACTCCTGTGAAACAAAAAAACGGGAAAATAATAAATAAGAATAATTTGCCATCTGGTAAATTTAACTCACTAGGTCACTTGAGACCCGGCGCAATAAATGGTGATGATAAACTACTGTTGCCGACTGGGCAAAGAATTGTAAAACAGAGATTCTGGTTTAATAGTGAATACGTAAAAGAAATTATAGATTTATAG
- a CDS encoding ABC-F family ATP-binding cassette domain-containing protein, translating to MSVLYVKNLSHGFGDRAIFNDVSFRLLKGEHVGLVGANGEGKSTFMNIVTGKLQPDEGKVEWSRKVRVGYLDQNSVLQKGTTMREALSTAFQYLFDAEAEINELYGKMSDEGADIEALLAEVGELQETLDSNDFYQINSKVEEVARGLGLDDVGLDRDVDDLSGGQRTKVLLAKLLLEKPEILLLDEPTNYLDEQHIEWLKRYLQEYENAFILISHDIPFLNSVVNLIYHMENQELNRYVGDYDNFLNIHEMKKQQLESAYKRQQQEIAGLKDFVARNKANVATRNMAMSRQKKLDKMEVIELGREKPKPEFHFKEARAASRWIFTAEDLVIGYDEPLSRPLNLKMERGQKIAFVGANGIGKSTLLKSILGLVNPISGKVERGEYQHLGYFEQEVKEANYNTCIEEIWSEFPSMNQAEVRAALAKCGLTTKHIESKVEVLSGGEKAKVRLCKILNTETNLLILDEPTNHLDVDAKEELKRALKAYRGSILMVSHEPDFYREIATDIWNCEDWTTKVF from the coding sequence ATGAGCGTATTATACGTAAAGAATTTAAGTCACGGCTTTGGTGATCGTGCGATTTTTAATGATGTGTCTTTTCGTCTTTTAAAAGGGGAACACGTTGGACTTGTTGGGGCAAATGGTGAGGGTAAGTCTACTTTCATGAATATTGTAACTGGCAAGCTGCAGCCCGATGAGGGCAAAGTGGAGTGGTCACGAAAAGTACGCGTTGGTTATTTAGATCAGAACTCTGTACTTCAAAAAGGGACGACGATGCGAGAGGCTTTGAGTACTGCCTTTCAATATCTATTTGATGCTGAAGCAGAGATCAATGAACTTTATGGAAAAATGAGTGATGAAGGTGCTGATATCGAGGCACTACTTGCTGAAGTTGGAGAGCTGCAAGAAACGTTGGATAGTAACGACTTCTATCAGATTAACTCAAAGGTTGAGGAAGTTGCGCGTGGTCTGGGATTAGACGATGTCGGACTGGATCGGGATGTAGATGATCTGAGCGGCGGGCAGCGTACGAAAGTTTTGCTGGCTAAGCTTTTGCTGGAAAAGCCTGAAATCCTCTTGCTGGATGAGCCTACGAACTATTTGGATGAACAGCATATCGAATGGCTGAAGCGTTATTTACAGGAATATGAAAATGCTTTTATCCTGATTTCACATGATATTCCATTCCTGAACAGTGTGGTTAACTTGATTTACCATATGGAGAACCAGGAGTTGAATCGCTATGTTGGTGACTATGATAACTTCTTAAATATTCATGAAATGAAGAAGCAGCAGCTGGAGTCTGCTTACAAGCGCCAGCAGCAGGAAATTGCCGGTTTAAAGGACTTTGTCGCCCGCAACAAAGCAAATGTCGCGACTCGTAATATGGCGATGTCCCGCCAGAAGAAGCTCGACAAAATGGAAGTGATTGAGTTGGGGAGAGAAAAGCCGAAGCCGGAATTCCATTTCAAAGAAGCCCGTGCAGCCAGCCGCTGGATTTTCACAGCAGAAGATCTTGTTATTGGATATGATGAACCACTGTCCCGCCCGCTGAATTTAAAAATGGAACGCGGACAAAAAATTGCCTTCGTTGGTGCTAACGGTATTGGTAAGTCTACTCTCTTAAAAAGTATTCTTGGGCTGGTTAATCCGATTTCGGGTAAAGTCGAACGCGGTGAATATCAACACCTCGGTTATTTCGAGCAAGAGGTGAAAGAGGCCAACTATAACACTTGTATCGAAGAAATCTGGAGCGAATTCCCAAGCATGAACCAGGCTGAAGTCCGCGCTGCACTTGCAAAATGCGGATTAACAACCAAGCATATCGAAAGCAAAGTCGAAGTCCTATCCGGTGGCGAAAAAGCCAAAGTCCGCCTGTGCAAAATCTTAAACACAGAAACGAACTTACTCATTCTGGATGAGCCTACCAACCACCTGGATGTCGACGCAAAAGAAGAACTAAAGCGTGCTCTAAAAGCCTATCGCGGAAGTATATTGATGGTATCTCACGAACCTGACTTCTATCGTGAAATTGCGACCGATATTTGGAATTGTGAGGATTGGACTACGAAGGTGTTTTGA
- a CDS encoding DNA/RNA non-specific endonuclease, with amino-acid sequence MIKKMNYLISLLTIIFMAGCTNPEDASNTNADKVPQEETTVTVKPEAEKTASVPAGKETSTQSNNELFSGYELIEVDGGDVSGYRESKVVVDIGYGDREYWAFTNEYGQLVRVIADEIILQDDSTEPVSSSGRYYSDEAKVPGVESDVLDEGHIIADSLGGVSNAYNITPQDSTLNRHGDQAYMEDAIRKAGGATNFEAIITYPNTETQIPSSYQYTYTLMGNEIVDTFENVNPDEVNESLGLTSSEPSETTTTNTSGDISSVDTNGNGQVTIKEAKAAGFSMPITSDHWLYPYMDDRDGDGMVGE; translated from the coding sequence ATGATAAAGAAAATGAACTATCTAATCTCACTTTTAACGATCATCTTCATGGCTGGTTGTACCAACCCAGAAGATGCATCCAATACAAATGCAGATAAAGTTCCACAAGAAGAAACTACAGTTACTGTTAAACCAGAAGCTGAGAAAACGGCAAGTGTTCCAGCTGGCAAGGAAACATCCACCCAATCTAATAATGAACTTTTCTCAGGATACGAACTTATTGAGGTTGATGGCGGTGATGTATCTGGTTATCGTGAATCCAAAGTCGTCGTTGACATTGGTTATGGGGACCGGGAATATTGGGCATTTACGAATGAATACGGGCAGCTAGTACGTGTCATTGCTGACGAAATCATATTGCAAGATGACAGTACCGAACCTGTATCATCGTCTGGAAGGTACTATTCTGATGAAGCAAAGGTTCCTGGTGTCGAAAGTGACGTTTTAGATGAAGGTCATATCATTGCTGATTCTCTTGGCGGAGTATCAAATGCTTATAATATTACTCCACAGGATAGTACGCTCAACAGACACGGCGATCAAGCTTATATGGAAGATGCGATTCGTAAGGCAGGTGGAGCTACTAATTTTGAAGCCATTATCACATATCCGAATACGGAAACGCAGATTCCTTCAAGTTATCAGTATACCTATACTTTAATGGGTAATGAGATCGTTGATACATTTGAAAATGTGAACCCTGATGAAGTAAACGAATCACTAGGTTTAACAAGCAGTGAGCCTTCCGAAACAACCACTACAAACACAAGCGGTGATATCTCTAGTGTTGACACAAACGGTAATGGACAGGTGACGATTAAAGAAGCAAAGGCAGCAGGTTTTAGTATGCCGATTACGAGTGATCATTGGTTATACCCTTATATGGACGATCGTGATGGCGACGGTATGGTTGGTGAGTAA
- a CDS encoding helix-turn-helix domain-containing protein, translating to MDKEQILYIGSTIKRLRAEQKLSQEDLAGLTGYSREYISKVEQNHIDPSLGAGTASIAKAFGLKTWELIKIAEENSDLEEK from the coding sequence TTGGACAAAGAGCAAATCCTTTACATCGGGAGCACAATCAAACGGTTAAGAGCCGAGCAGAAACTCAGCCAGGAGGACCTCGCTGGATTAACCGGCTATTCACGCGAGTACATAAGCAAAGTGGAACAAAACCATATTGACCCCAGCCTCGGCGCTGGTACAGCATCAATCGCGAAGGCATTTGGATTGAAGACTTGGGAATTAATAAAGATAGCTGAGGAAAATAGTGACCTGGAAGAGAAATAA
- a CDS encoding ATP-dependent nuclease: MKLTKLTIRNFKGIKELALDVENISIIIGPNNCSKSTVLEALCKFGSSDTMLEKNLYHRHNTSNPVSFHATFSDLTDEEINLHGIRASLHEPTGKFIVRAVYRLGEKVERASKLSGNEEHDLGNEGWNGKMGGGKNGTHFLSAFPEVIYIPAVKNANDDIKDSSPYMKTLYALYKDVIRGLDEYKEAKEKTQLLQDKINSHDNEKIKYFEEEVQGFLKEVTSTTIRFSVDVNPLDEIVSTSLKPNFDFNGLETMLAHQGNGVQRTFMLSILKGFKMYMKKYQGEDKGVNRPLIIAIEEPELYLHPHLARVFKETLYSLADEGFFQVLATSHSPNFIDLSKPHRTLAKLSLNEDKNVIVSQVNSDIYGLPSHEKDKFQALLRFNPYVNEIFFAKNVILVEGDTEVVALKLIGEKLVSSGDLDSEIYNRTSVVNCAGKGTMYVVLNVLNNFGIQYTCIHDFDMTEHNKKGEIKTVAALKKVLTLNHKIERLCNVKGNKKFVFQYTFEEEMPPDYEKGSSKSFAAYEYLQGKETIEMPLRLLNIVKSAYGIQLQQELDHKNSTVLEYYNWDNLNQAKSEWVPPDDSEFIISVWKGLNEQEQSEPVE; this comes from the coding sequence ATGAAACTAACAAAGCTGACTATAAGAAATTTCAAAGGCATTAAGGAACTAGCTTTAGACGTAGAAAATATATCTATAATTATTGGCCCTAATAACTGCAGTAAAAGTACGGTATTAGAAGCATTGTGTAAGTTTGGATCCAGCGACACAATGTTGGAAAAAAACCTTTATCATCGACACAACACTTCTAATCCAGTTAGTTTTCATGCTACTTTTTCAGATTTAACAGATGAAGAAATTAATCTTCATGGTATTAGAGCGTCGCTTCATGAACCAACTGGAAAGTTTATCGTAAGGGCAGTATATCGTTTGGGAGAAAAGGTAGAACGTGCTTCAAAACTTTCGGGAAATGAGGAACATGATCTAGGTAACGAAGGCTGGAATGGGAAAATGGGAGGGGGAAAAAATGGAACCCATTTTTTAAGCGCGTTTCCCGAGGTAATCTACATACCAGCGGTGAAAAATGCCAATGATGATATAAAAGATTCTTCTCCTTATATGAAAACTTTGTACGCTTTGTATAAAGATGTTATTCGAGGACTAGATGAATATAAAGAAGCTAAAGAGAAAACACAGCTATTACAAGATAAAATCAATTCACATGATAACGAAAAAATCAAATACTTTGAGGAAGAAGTGCAAGGTTTTTTAAAAGAAGTTACTTCAACGACAATTAGATTTAGTGTGGATGTTAACCCGCTGGACGAAATAGTGAGTACTTCCTTGAAACCTAATTTCGACTTTAATGGGTTAGAAACTATGCTGGCGCATCAGGGTAATGGAGTGCAACGGACATTTATGCTTTCAATACTTAAAGGGTTTAAAATGTACATGAAAAAATACCAGGGAGAGGATAAAGGAGTAAATCGCCCTTTAATAATAGCTATTGAAGAACCCGAGTTATATCTCCATCCTCACCTTGCCAGAGTATTTAAGGAAACACTCTATAGCCTGGCAGATGAGGGTTTCTTTCAAGTTTTGGCAACATCACATTCTCCGAACTTCATTGATTTATCTAAGCCTCACAGGACATTAGCAAAGCTTTCGTTGAATGAGGATAAAAATGTTATAGTTAGTCAGGTAAACTCAGATATTTATGGCTTGCCAAGTCATGAAAAAGATAAATTTCAAGCATTATTAAGATTTAACCCGTATGTTAATGAAATCTTTTTTGCCAAAAATGTAATTTTAGTCGAAGGCGATACCGAGGTTGTTGCATTAAAGTTAATCGGGGAAAAGCTAGTTAGTAGTGGAGACTTGGACAGTGAAATTTACAATAGAACATCTGTTGTAAACTGTGCAGGCAAAGGCACAATGTATGTTGTATTGAACGTCCTAAATAATTTTGGAATTCAATATACCTGCATACACGATTTCGATATGACTGAACATAATAAAAAAGGAGAAATTAAGACAGTAGCAGCGCTTAAAAAGGTATTAACCTTAAATCATAAGATTGAAAGGCTATGCAATGTAAAAGGTAACAAAAAGTTTGTATTTCAATATACATTTGAAGAAGAAATGCCTCCGGATTATGAAAAAGGAAGTTCCAAGTCGTTTGCTGCCTATGAATATCTACAAGGGAAAGAAACTATTGAAATGCCTCTAAGGCTTTTAAATATAGTGAAATCAGCATATGGTATTCAACTGCAACAGGAACTTGATCATAAAAACTCCACTGTTTTAGAGTATTATAATTGGGATAACTTGAATCAAGCCAAATCTGAGTGGGTACCCCCGGATGACTCAGAATTTATTATTTCTGTTTGGAAAGGGCTCAATGAGCAAGAACAATCTGAACCAGTTGAATAG
- a CDS encoding MutH/Sau3AI family endonuclease: protein MALHEFTRKELDTILRNAVGKTLGESDVNNVFARTIKSPKITGIAGDVVEQSILGYPPDTDKNPDLMVDGIGTELKTTGIRRPRENSRSKNSVDLIYEAKEPMSITAVTPESITDEEFETSSFWRKLEHLLLVYYHYDSLETVPAAEYAKFFIKGYHFHEFSDEEKETLKNDWLIVRNFIQHLKDTYKDPTTEYSRISSELRKDLMLIDTAPKWPNRPRFRLKRTTVSTLVQKHFGAKLEKLDDTYSTFKELEEELHKLTQKYKNKTVGELMTQFNIPPTKRGLAPNSISEQIIVRMFGGTAKKLSNIEFFSKVGIIPKSIVQTTEGLRTEDTKFCEIDFKEWCDESIEFENSFVYNYFHEKQFLFIIFEEPTSKAPLMSNKFLGFKRLSINDSIIESKIKPVWEQVRYLINNDKLKETPVLDKNNKPTINKKSNTIRKSVNFPKSKDSAFFLKGTGGDASKKNHSINGINIYYYNLWLRGDVTVSMLNNIDFI from the coding sequence ATGGCCTTACATGAGTTCACACGAAAAGAATTAGATACTATTTTAAGAAATGCTGTTGGCAAGACTCTTGGAGAGTCAGATGTTAATAATGTTTTTGCAAGAACTATAAAGTCACCTAAGATTACTGGTATAGCTGGAGATGTTGTTGAACAATCTATTTTAGGATATCCACCCGATACAGATAAGAACCCTGATTTAATGGTTGATGGTATTGGGACAGAACTAAAAACCACAGGAATCCGCCGACCTAGGGAAAATAGTAGGTCAAAAAATTCTGTTGATTTGATTTACGAGGCAAAAGAGCCCATGTCAATTACAGCTGTAACACCTGAATCAATAACAGATGAAGAATTTGAAACCTCGAGCTTCTGGCGCAAATTAGAGCACTTATTATTGGTTTATTATCATTACGACTCTTTAGAAACTGTACCTGCTGCTGAATATGCAAAGTTTTTTATCAAGGGCTACCACTTCCATGAGTTTTCTGATGAAGAGAAGGAAACCCTAAAAAATGATTGGCTTATTGTTCGTAATTTTATACAACACTTAAAAGATACATACAAGGATCCTACAACAGAATATTCTAGAATTTCTTCTGAACTTAGAAAAGATCTAATGCTCATAGATACAGCCCCTAAATGGCCCAACCGCCCTCGTTTCCGTTTAAAACGCACAACTGTATCAACTTTAGTGCAGAAGCATTTTGGAGCTAAACTTGAAAAACTAGATGATACTTACTCAACATTTAAAGAATTAGAGGAGGAACTACACAAACTTACCCAGAAATATAAAAATAAAACAGTTGGAGAGCTTATGACTCAATTTAATATCCCACCAACTAAACGCGGATTGGCGCCAAATTCTATCTCTGAACAAATTATTGTAAGAATGTTTGGTGGAACAGCAAAAAAACTTAGTAACATTGAATTTTTCAGTAAGGTTGGAATTATTCCAAAATCCATTGTTCAAACAACTGAAGGTCTTCGGACAGAAGACACTAAATTTTGTGAAATAGACTTTAAAGAATGGTGCGACGAATCAATTGAATTTGAAAATTCATTTGTCTATAACTACTTCCATGAAAAACAATTTCTATTTATTATTTTCGAAGAGCCTACATCAAAGGCTCCATTAATGTCAAATAAATTCCTAGGATTTAAACGTCTTTCTATAAATGATTCAATAATTGAAAGTAAAATCAAACCTGTCTGGGAGCAAGTTCGATATTTAATTAATAATGATAAATTGAAAGAAACACCTGTATTAGATAAAAACAATAAACCTACAATCAATAAAAAATCGAATACGATTAGGAAATCTGTTAATTTTCCTAAATCAAAAGATAGTGCATTTTTCCTTAAAGGGACAGGTGGGGATGCCTCAAAAAAAAATCATTCCATTAATGGTATCAATATATATTATTATAATTTATGGCTTCGTGGAGATGTTACGGTATCTATGCTTAATAATATTGATTTTATCTAA